A stretch of the Dioscorea cayenensis subsp. rotundata cultivar TDr96_F1 chromosome 4, TDr96_F1_v2_PseudoChromosome.rev07_lg8_w22 25.fasta, whole genome shotgun sequence genome encodes the following:
- the LOC120258864 gene encoding eukaryotic translation initiation factor 5-like codes for MALQNIGAANSDDAFYRYKMPKMITKIEGRGNGIKTNVVNMVDIAKALARPASYTTKYFGCELGAQSKFDEKTGVSLVNGAHDTAKLAGLLENFIKKYVQCYGCGNPETEIIITKTQMLNLKCAACGFISDVDMRDKLTTFILKNPPEVKKGTKDKKALRRAEKERLKEGEAADEEQKKLKKEVKKKGAVASKNGTSSKATTAPSKKKAGAGSDEDHHSSSPNGSQAGDNDNDDDGDDVQWQTDTSLEAARQRIQEQLSAVTAEMVMLSTDEAKQEKKLPPKAEKEHPTNGNAESKVSEADNSVQANNYDNLLAEIKGNLKKGSSPSQLKTALSSLPGSPVEVMNALFEALFDGAGKGFAKEVTKKKNYLTAFVQDEESQMLLLGAVESFCQKASADAVKEVALALKVLYDIDALEEDSIIQWYEAGLVGDNKNLPVWKNVKPFVHWLQSAESESEEE; via the coding sequence ATGGCTTTGCAGAACATTGGCGCTGCAAACAGCGATGATGCCTTTTATAGGTATAAGATGCCCAAGATGATCACAAAAATAGAAGGCCGTGGGAATGGCATCAAAACTAATGTTGTGAACATGGTTGATATTGCAAAGGCTCTTGCAAGACCTGCTTCTTACACCACAAAATACTTTGGATGTGAGCTAGGTGCACAATCTAAATTTGATGAGAAGACTGGAGTTTCACTTGTTAATGGTGCCCATGACACTGCCAAGCTTGCAGGTCTTCTTGAGAATTTTATCAAGAAATACGTGCAGTGTTATGGATGCGGCAACCCTGAAACAGAGATCATCATTACTAAGACCCAGATGCTAAACCTGAAATGTGCTGCTTGTGGCTTCATTTCTGATGTTGACATGAGGGACAAGCTTACGACTTTTATCCTGAAGAACCCTCCGGAGGTGAAAAAGGGAACCAAGGACAAGAAGGCTTTGCGGAGGGCAGAGAAGGAGAGGCTGAAGGAAGGAGAGGCTGCTGATGAGGAGCAGAAAAAGCTGAAGAAAGAAGTGAAGAAAAAGGGTGCTGTGGCTTCCAAGAATGGGACATCATCAAAGGCTACTACTGCTCCTTCAAAGAAGAAAGCTGGTGCTGGCTCTGATGAGGATCATCATTCATCTTCTCCGAATGGTAGCCAGGCGGGTGATAacgataatgatgatgatggtgatgatgtcCAATGGCAGACAGACACCTCACTGGAGGCTGCAAGACAGCGCATTCAGGAGCAACTAAGCGCTGTGACAGCAGAGATGGTGATGCTCTCCACTGATGAAGCAAAACAGGAGAAGAAGCTACCGCCGAAAGCAGAGAAAGAGCACCCTACCAACGGAAATGCTGAATCTAAGGTGAGTGAAGCTGATAACAGTGTTCAAGCCAACAATTATGACAATTTACTTGCCGAAATCAAGGGGAACCTCAAGAAGGGCTCTAGCCCTAGTCAGTTGAAGACCGCCCTGAGCTCTCTTCCTGGATCTCCAGTTGAAGTGATGAATGCTCTATTCGAGGCACTCTTTGATGGTGCAGGGAAGGGGTTTGCGAAAGAGGTGACTAAGAAAAAGAACTATCTCACAGCCTTTGTTCAAGATGAAGAGTCTCAGATGCTTCTCCTTGGAGCGGTGGAATCCTTCTGTCAGAAGGCCAGTGCAGATGCTGTCAAGGAAGTAGCTCTTGCTCTCAAGGTCCTGTATGACATTGATGCTCTTGAAGAGGACTCAATTATTCAATGGTATGAAGCTGGACTTGTAGGAGACAACAAGAATTTGCCGGTGTGGAAGAATGTTAAGCCCTTTGTCCATTGGCTTCAGAGTGCAGAGTCCGAGTCTGAGGAGGAATGA
- the LOC120258218 gene encoding uncharacterized protein LOC120258218, producing MGNYISCTLTTSLGNQNKGAKVIFKDGTLKQIQSPTNAAELMFENPNHFLVNSRSMEVGRRFSPLAADEDLESGNVYVMFPMKRLNAVITTGDMGRLLMAANSALRRASGGRTRVLPDFHQAAPELVVVNQDEDIEGRIKMGTEDEDEGCCSSSSSSSSSLSMLEFKYRLSVCRSRKPLLETIAEENICSR from the coding sequence atggGGAACTACATCTCATGCACGTTAACAACATCTCTTGGAAACCAAAACAAAGGAGCAAAAGTGATATTCAAAGATGGAACACTGAAACAGATCCAAAGCCCAACAAACGCAGCTGAACTCATGTTTGAAAATCCCAACCACTTCCTTGTCAACTCAAGATCAATGGAAGTTGGCCGGAGATTCTCACCGCTGGCCGCCGATGAGGATTTGGAGTCCGGCAATGTTTATGTTATGTTCCCTATGAAAAGGCTCAATGCAGTGATCACAACTGGTGATATGGGTCGGTTACTCATGGCTGCTAACTCAGCTCTCCGCCGAGCTTCCGGTGGGAGGACTAGAGTGTTGCCAGATTTCCATCAAGCAGCGCCGGAGTTGGTGGTGGTCAATCAGGATGAAGATATAGAGGGGAGAATTAAGATGGGTactgaggatgaagatgaaggttgttgttcatcatcatcatcatcatcatcatcattatccaTGCTTGAGTTTAAGTATAGGTTGAGTGTTTGCAGGTCTAGGAAACCATTGTTGGAAACCATTGCAGAAGAGAACATTTGCTCAAGATGA